From the Drosophila gunungcola strain Sukarami unplaced genomic scaffold, Dgunungcola_SK_2 000018F, whole genome shotgun sequence genome, the window cagagatcaaaccGGTGTAGATGGACCTTTCCTAAAATATCAAATTCGAACTCTTCCGCTTTTAAATCCTTATTTCACAAACGAAAACTTAGACCCCAAAATTGTTTCCCTAATGAGTTTATAAAACTGTATTGCCACTGAGTTGGATATTGAAGAAAGAGTCCTTCTGCCTAGTCTTTATCTTCTATACACGTCAGATGTTCCCACAAGCCAGCGACTAATAACATCCACCTTTTCCAACGATGAATcaagtatttttatatttgtattaatctATGCTTTACAACACTGTTAGGGCAAAGCTGTAGCAGCAACTCAGAACTAGTTCAAAGAACACAATCACAAATCtcttaatttgtatattttagtGTTTATTGCTTAGAATTTCATTCAGGGTTAAAAATGTTATgctatattttattcaaaattctGTTTACAAAAGTGGTCTAGTTAGTATGGCAATGCTATGAAGCAAAGCTCTAGAAGAATTTGCAATATAAAATGCTTTGCTCCTACGGAAACTACAGTTTTTACTATTGCTGCACacaataaagtttaaaataatccTATACGAAACTATGTATGTGCAGTATAAAAaagaatacattttgcttGTGTTACTTAGATCGGATTATAGAAGTGACAGCTGCGGTGACTAAGAGCCAAGAAGGCAGATCCCATGAATGTGACTTAACCGGAAACTATTAGGAAAAGCTTAGCTCGACTTAATATCAAAAAGAAAACCTTCCTGCGAAAAAGCCACGCCAACAAAGctgttataaatttaacattgcCTTTTGAAGCCGGCCATCCACTGGCGGATTTGTTTGAAAAACACGTTCTCttcaactaaataaaaaatcttggCTGCCCTCGAGCGAACATTAAGTtggagaaaaacaaaaatattaccGATTGCTATTACTGCTAAAATGCTGCCTTTGAAAGTTTTCGACAATGAATGTTCGCTAAGATTGTTGggcaaataaaattcttgTGCAACAAACGAATTGTCGAACAAACCCGTGTAGTCAAATTAAATAGGAAACTATTTGAGGGCTAATTCGTACACAAGAATAAGAACCTGGCGGGCTAAATTAGCGTGTCGAAGCACTTACCTCCTGACTACTTACGAAGTGATAGCTACTCAAATTTGGCGCGTTGAACTGTGGACAATGGCTATAGGGTTCTTCAGTTTGCTTCACTCCCAATAACTTAAGGTCGTTTTTGAGTTGAATGTTCTCATTTTCGTAGCTTGCCTTGCTGTGGCTCTCTgaaataaaaaggaaagaaTGGTTTGTATAAATCACtagcaagtaaatcataattttaatgttttcaagaatatttaatgtttgcaaagctgcaagggtatgtgAACTTCACTGgtcaaagtttgcttcctttcttgtttttatgttaaatttaatcttattttattttgtaattgtgAAACATAAATCTCGGTTCATCTATGGGTACTTTCGCTACTGGTAGTCGGGAAAATAAAGTCAAATTGATGTACATTTTTCATAATCGCGGTGAACTTACAATTAAAGCAAGTACAGAgaataaaatgtgttttttgttatgGCAAAACAcgccaatttaaaatttgagtaTTTATCTGTTAAGAAATAGCTAATAAATTTGTTGCAATTTTTGAATGGTAGCATCGCATTTTAGAGTATTAGAGTCACAGCGTGGTCGTACGCTGTAAACTTGTACTACTACTGTAGGCAAAAGGTAAGgagaattttcaatttaaactcCTCGGACCCAAAATTTCGGGCtagtgcttttttttttaattggcaagACTGTTAATGACATCTGGCCCAAATTTCATGTCAATGTCGTTATCAGTATCATATTTACGCTCGTGTTTACCAAACGACCAAGAGTgcatttttcgatttttacaATGTCAGAATTAACAAGCAGAGAAGTGccatcaaattttgtttgcaaaatgaaatttcGGCTGCGGAAACGTTAAGGATTTTGCGGAAGGCCATTGGTGATTCTACCATGTCGCAGGAAAATGCTTATAAGTGGTACAAAGAGGATCGCGAACCATCAACCATCGACGTCAACAGATGACCAACTCGTCATGCACAAAAATCGTCGGTTGACTGTTAGACCACTTACTGATATGATCGGCATATTAAAGGGTTCtgtgaaaactatttttaaagacCATTTGGTCTGCGTCAAATCTCGTTTGGTACCAAAAGTGCTCAACTTCTTGCAATTGTTCTTCGTGACCATTTCGTCACAACCACCGTACTCTCCTGATTTGGATCCGTGTGACTTCTGGCTATTCCCACGAAGCCAACTTCGTTTTTCTCTTACGTAATCAAAAATTAGATGGATAAATAacgatttttcattttacaaacaaaatcacCTTACTTTTTGCCCACACTTGTTCTTTAATTATCATTGCCGATGTAAGACTCACTTAAGTATCTGTCCAAAAACAGTTTTCTGTCCGTTTGGCTTTAGCTCGGTTACTAGTACACGTACTAAATTCTTCTGGACGTCTGTTATGTACCTATACGAGAAAGCTGATATATGCCTAGCACCGAAAAATGTTGTAGGACGTTTTAAGACTTAGTTCCCTATAAGAGATAAACTGAGCTtttgatgctgatcaagaatatacaaaCTTTAGTAGGCTTTAAGTTTTCTTCTTCACTGCGAGAAACTATAATGCTCTGCGAAGCATTCCGCctgattttagcatttttcgggaaaattttaataagaattAAGATATGAATACGCAGAATTTTTGAGACAGCTAGCTGGATACAGTTCTCTCTAATACTGGTAAGAACCGAATAacaatgaattttaatattgattacCTACCGCTGACATACGCTGTTGGCAAATTGGAAGAACAAAGACCAATACGACCAGACTTGCCaaatggcaacagcaacatacTGCTCACAGCAGTTGAATCCACTGAGTCTCTGGGGCCATCAGTCACTGTGTTTTCTAACTTTTGGTTGGCAGTGATATCATCATCAACATTCGTTATATTTTGATGGGGCGAGGCACTGTTGTTAGAGCCACCAGTGTTGTAGGCACTCGATGAGTTGTCAACTTCTTCGCCAGGAGCCACGTTTCCACTAACAATATTGTTTGGTCCATAGGCGCTATATGCAACTCCACTACTGCTGGACCGGCTTGTGTTGGTCAATGTGCTGCGCAATGTAAAAACACGACTACAGGTTGGTTGTTGGCTTAATTTTAATGGTGGGGGTCGACCAACCAGCGTATGCATAGCTCTGGGATAATGCGGTTTTAAGCCCAACCATTGGGCGACTCGCTGAGTTTGTTGCTGCATTGTCGTTTCTAATGCTTCAGCCGGTGTCGCCGCTAGTGCGGATGAGCAGGAACCCATTGAAGTTTTGCCGTTTGAACTTTGATACGGTGAACAGTAAAGTGGTTCAGACTCGGAATCTTCTGGAATGGTCTCGTAGATGTGCTCGCTTTCGTCGTACTCGTATTGGACTTGTACTTGACTTTCGCTTGAAGATTGATTCAAAGTTGTTCGATGGTCCAAAGTTGCATCTGGAtgaagttttattttactacACGACTTTATAGATTGGTCAATCATTTTTTTCGGCAACGAAGATATTTTGACATTGGAATCTAATGGCTGCTGATCAGATGGCGAGTGACAGCATTTGGCAGGATGCCCACTAGTTTCATTGGATATTTCTTCAAAAGTTTGAACGTGACTTATTAGAACCTTGTCCAATTTATCCACTACATTTGTGTAGTCATCTGGTAAAAATGTATTCGcgtattcaaaattaatatcTTCGTCGTCCTCGTCTTCCTATTAAAATCAAGTTAATAATATCATAATTAGTCAAAAGCGTAACTTCTGAAACTCAAGCCAGTGCCTAATTAAAGTGGTATTCATtaactatattatttttgattctTAGCTAACCTTTAAAAggacaaaatgaaaaatgtgatcattttttgcgagttacattttttgtgaGTTAGTTTTTTGTAAGACGGCTCGGGGTCATGAGATAAtggaaacattaaaaaatgcaatgttttaataatatccTTTCGATATTTTTTGATTGCTTCAAAGACAACCGTCTTCAGGGCAAATTGATAACACATCTGCACCGCTTATGGGCATATGACACTACATTGCTGGCCTCATTCATCTATACGATTTTACGTAAGTGTGAGCAAGAAAAACGTATGACGATTCCAATGAGTAATGACTGAAGAAAATTGACAGAACCCGATACCCGATAGTAAAAATACTAGATGGAATTGGgtaaaaaaataccatttgatAAAATACCACCGGGCCGACACATCAATggtcaaaattgtatttaaaaagtacaattttgctcattcattggagttgacgacaaaacGTATGGAAAAAGCGAGGCTTCAATGTATAAGAACTatctctgagcttcaatgaatccgtcaatgaatgaggcgaacATTGTATTGTCGTACCCGTATTAACGTGGAGTctcgaaaatttaaaatacattttaattaggCACTGTAAAAACAAACTCAATCTTACAGGGTATAGAATTCGACTAACTAGGAGCGTTACTGCGGTGCTACTATCCGCTATCTGTGCTTCTACCTCGTCCTGGTTTTTCACATCCACACCGTTAACACGTAGTATCTGATCACCCTGTCGTAGGCGACCATCTCGATGGGCTATACTTTCCGGTTGTATACCACTGATAAACACATCCTCGCAGTGCTCTGAATCATTGCACACTACATCACATTTATTCGTATCGATGTTTGTCGATTGAAATCCAGAGGAGCAAACAAGGAGCCCAATTTGATCACTGTTTGCATTTTCAACCGCCTTAATGAGCGTTACTTcctgttaaataaaaaacaatttaaacttgattaaactttttcgaaagaaaattaaaatttcataatttttgacCGTATGAGTATAGaactaaattaacttttacTTGGATTTGAACTTTACAAAAATCGGTCAACTTTAGGTTAAAGTTGTCATAGGACAATGTTTTGACAAATCTGCAAAACTtagttgttattttatttatacgtGTTGAACTCTAGATACATTAATTGTTTACGATttcagatatttaaaaaacacctTTTTGGTACCTTATACCCTAACTAGTAAACACAAGAAAGACTATTAGGTAAACTAACTTTTACAGCTTCCGAAATCACGAAGTTCATCAGACgcacagacagacagacagacaggcagacggacatggctagatcgactcgtcAATTTATAGGGACGGAAACGCTTTTTTCTACCTGtaacatacttttcaacgattaCAATTTACCGAGCATACAAATATGAGGCaaccttttaccttacctaggtaaaGATTTGTATTTATCTTCACAATATGCTATGTTGAGaactgaaatttatttttgttttctaattaGCTTGATATtactaaataaatgttgtattATTTTAGGAAATACCTTTGCTATAACAAGAGcagaagcaaacttcggcaagccgaagtttatacaCCCtagcagctattgcaaaatttaaatattgttgaaaacacttaaatttcgatttaaatttttggctcggttttacataaaaatcaaCCTATTATTGcctgtaaaaatatttttaatagccAGTTTTATTCATCCGCAAGAATTTACTGTATAAAGGATGGGTGCAAAATGGGATGGGTAACGTTACTCACAGCCTTGAAAAACATAGTTTCGAGGAAAAAGGGTCGAACGTTTTTTACAAACCGCATACCTGCTTTGATCACGATTACGAGATAATCGGTATCTCAGCGAATTTTAGTCCGATCGACAAGAAATTTTACAGTATATTCCTGAGATGTACTCTTATACACAAAATTATC encodes:
- the LOC128263794 gene encoding slo-interacting protein 1 isoform X1 — encoded protein: MNNCVVEVEYEYVVLKINGYDISHLPRYEAVQKFLQAKETLVVELCRQKHNELDLMLEPDANTKLSDVDKIDPILQVNTCEPVFSTLLAKPVEAAPSASTRTASASQQVDSTPSTIPAASEVITTKNPVILTLRALSHEERSGRSGVFAASKETQTHTSIQTDVLKDHDIVQTLTDHFIEQEHHLFEQCLEPEIDIEEVTLIKAVENANSDQIGLLVCSSGFQSTNIDTNKCDVVCNDSEHCEDVFISGIQPESIAHRDGRLRQGDQILRVNGVDVKNQDEVEAQIADSSTAVTLLVSRILYPEDEDDEDINFEYANTFLPDDYTNVVDKLDKVLISHVQTFEEISNETSGHPAKCCHSPSDQQPLDSNVKISSLPKKMIDQSIKSCSKIKLHPDATLDHRTTLNQSSSESQVQVQYEYDESEHIYETIPEDSESEPLYCSPYQSSNGKTSMGSCSSALAATPAEALETTMQQQTQRVAQWLGLKPHYPRAMHTLVGRPPPLKLSQQPTCSRVFTLRSTLTNTSRSSSSGVAYSAYGPNNIVSGNVAPGEEVDNSSSAYNTGGSNNSASPHQNITNVDDDITANQKLENTVTDGPRDSVDSTAVSSMLLLPFGKSGRIGLCSSNLPTAYVSESHSKASYENENIQLKNDLKLLGVKQTEEPYSHCPQFNAPNLSSYHFVSSQEVANRCHESTSSKRNSGLPNGENGDEIPMVWKVKRRPDGTRYIVKRPVRNRHQIAIRKNMRCNELTTTEEDTVSEVKIGRYWTKEERKRHIERARERRHNQTQQQ
- the LOC128263794 gene encoding slo-interacting protein 1 isoform X2, translating into MNNCVVEVEYEYVVLKINGYDISHLPRYEAVQKFLQAKETLVVELCRQKHNELDLMLEPDANTKLSDVDKIDPILQVNTCEPVFSTLLAKPVEAAPSASTRTASASQQVDSTPSTIPAASEVITTKNPVILTLRALSHEERSGRSGVFAASKETQTHTSIQTDVLKDHDIVQTLTDHFIEQEHHLFEQCLEPEIDIEEVTLIKAVENANSDQIGLLVCSSGFQSTNIDTNKCDVVCNDSEHCEDVFISGIQPESIAHRDGRLRQGDQILRVNGVDVKNQDEVEAQIADSSTAVTLLVSRILYPEDEDDEDINFEYANTFLPDDYTNVVDKLDKVLISHVQTFEEISNETSGHPAKCCHSPSDQQPLDSNVKISSLPKKMIDQSIKSCSKIKLHPDATLDHRTTLNQSSSESQVQVQYEYDESEHIYETIPEDSESEPLYCSPYQSSNGKTSMGSCSSALAATPAEALETTMQQQTQRVAQWLGLKPHYPRAMHTLVGRPPPLKLSQQPTCSRVFTLRSTLTNTSRSSSSGVAYSAYGPNNIVSGNVAPGEEVDNSSSAYNTGGSNNSASPHQNITNVDDDITANQKLENTVTDGPRDSVDSTAVSSMLLLPFGKSGRIGLCSSNLPTAYVSESHSKASYENENIQLKNDLKLLGVKQTEEPYSHCPQFNAPNLSSYHFVANRCHESTSSKRNSGLPNGENGDEIPMVWKVKRRPDGTRYIVKRPVRNRHQIAIRKNMRCNELTTTEEDTVSEVKIGRYWTKEERKRHIERARERRHNQTQQQ